The DNA sequence AGTGACGGGAAAGCCGTACCGAAGATGGCTAACTTATAGGCATCTGAACCCGAGCGGGAACTGAGCCGATAAAAAATGGAATAAGCATTCTTGCGGGCGTACACATTGTAGATCGAGAATACCCAGCTACTCTGGTTACGCTTCTTCCGGGCTGGATTCTGCTCGAACAGCATCGAGAAATCGAGCCGGTGGTAATCAGGCACCCGCTGCTGGTTGCGGTCTACGTAAATCGGTACGATAACCCCGTTGATGCGCGCGCGGGCATAGGGCTGCGTGGTGGGTCGGCCCGTGCTGTACGTGAAGTTCAGCGACATGCTGAACCAGGCGGTCGGGCGGTAGGTAGCGAGTACGTTGAGGGTATGCGGCTTGTCATAGTTAGCCGGGTAGGCCCGTCCGTTGTTGACCCGCTCCTGCGCGTAGGGACTGTCCATAGTCAGAAACGTACGCGCGTAGGTGTAACTCGTGAAACCCGTCCAACGGCCTTTGTTCTTGCGCAGCAGCCCTTCAAATCCGTACGCCTGTCCACTCCCCTGCACAATTTGCGTTTCTACCGCTTTGGCCAGTTGCAACTCCGCCCCGTCGCGGTAATCAATGGCGTTGGTTAGCGTCTTGTAATACACCTCACCGGAAGCTTCGAGGGCATTATCAGTCGTATTGCGAAAGTATCCCAGCGACCATTGGTCGGCAATCTGCGGCTTCGTATACACGTCGCTCAGGTGCCAGCGTGAGGTGGGCAGCGCAGCCGTCGTATTGGTGATCTGCTGGATATACTGCCGTAGTCGGCTATACCCTGCTTTGATGGCCGACCCCTCGCCTACCGACCAGCGAACGGCCAGCCGGGGTTCCAGCCCCCCCGCCGTATGGTAAACAGTACCCGCCCCGTACGTTTTCGTGGTACTCACCGATTCGTCCTGCCGGGGTAGTCCTTCCTGGTACGTGCGCACAGTGGCAGGCCCCCGATTCAGCAAAGCCGAGTACCGTAGTCCGGCCAGGATCGATACGGCAGGGTTCACGTTCCACTCGTCCTGCAGGTAGGCCGACAGTTCGTACCCCCGTTCGCGATCCAGATCTACGGGTAAGACGTTGGAGGCCGGCCCGGGAGTCCGCGTGTTGGGTTGCAGCAGGTAATCGATGACGCTGACGCCCGTTTGCCACTGGTGTTTTTCACTGGCCGTAAACGTCAGGTCCGATTTAACCTGACGATGCCACACGCCCGATTTTAGCTGGAAAGCATTAGCCGAATCGGGCGCCGACAAATCGGCCTGATAGCGACTGATAATAAGGGCAGTGGCAATGTTTATCCGTCGGTTCATGAAGTAATTCCAGTTCAGAACGCTGTTGGCGGTCTGGTAGTTGAACTTCGTTGACGAGGCATTGATCTCCTGCCCCGACAGGGAATCGGATGGCAGCTTGAACACATCGGTGCTGAGGTACCCGGTCAGGGTGATGGTGTTTTTTTCGGAGGGCTGGTACTTGAGTTTCGTGGTCAGGTCGTAGAAATTGGCCTTCGTGCCGGTCAGACCGGGGGGTGCCAGTCTGAACAGAAAATCGTTGAACGACGCCCGCCCGGCGGCCAGAAAAGACAGTTTGTTTTTAATGATGGGGCCTTCTACTCCCAAGCGACTGGAAATCAAACCGATCCCCCCGTTTACGCTCCACGTTTCGGCGTCGGGTTCCTTTATTTTCACATCCAGTACCGACGATGCCCGCCCGCCGAAGGCCGCAACGACGCCCCCTCGGTTCAGCGTTACGTCGCGCACAACATCGGGATTGAAAACGGAGAAAAAGCCCATGAGGTGACTCGAATTGAAGACCGGTGCCCCATCGAACAGGATCAGGTTCTGATCGGCACTGCCTCCCCGTACGTTAAATCCCGGTGCCCCCTCACCCACCGTTGTCACCCCCGGCAACAGCAGTAAACTACGTACTATGTCCACTTCGCCCATCAGCGGAGGAATGCGCCGGATGCTACGGATGGTCAGTTGCGACACTCCCATTTCGACCTTCCGGACGTTACGATCCGGGGCCTCACTTGTTACCACCACCTCCTCCAGATCTTTGGAGTCGTCCTCCATGGTGATTTCGCGAAACAAAAGCTTCTGGAGGGAAACGGTATCCAGTTTAGGCCGGTAACCAACATGGCTGAATTTCAGAACGTAGTCACCAGCGGGCATGGTAATCACATAGAAGCCATCTTTGGCGGTCACGTAGCCTTTCGACACGTTCATCACAACGATGTTAACACCCTGGATGGGCTGCCCGGTTTTAGCATCGCGCACGTAGCCCGTTGCCGAGAATGCCCGTTTGCCCTCACCACCTGACTTTTTATCCTGTGCGGATACCCTGCTAACCAGGCAAACCAGTGAAATCAGTAAAAGTCTATACACCATAGAGTGGAACGAAAATCATAGCGACCGATCCGGCTAGAGCAGTCCCTTTTGCGATATGCATAAATGATGATGCCTGAGTAGAAGCAACAACTCAGGCATCATCATTTACACAAAAGCAATATCTGATCATTTCTCCCCTATACGTTCCTTCCTGCGACGAAAATATTCAACCATTTCGTTCAGCGTTAAGGCGTTGAATGTCATTTCTTTGGTCAATCCACCCTTCCGACCAATCGCAACGCCATAGTGCATATCCAGCAAGCCGGCAAAATCATGGGCATCGGGGTTAATACTCAGCAGCACGCCCTGCTGCATGGCATACTCGATCCAGCGCCAGTCGATGTCAAGCCGATAGGGACTGGCGTTGATTTCGATGACAACATTATGCGCAGCGCAGGCGTCGATGATAACTTTGTGATCGATGGGATAACCCTCCCGCGCCAGCAGCAGCCGCCCCGTCGGGTGACCTAAAATAGTCGTGTACGGGTTTTCAATGGCACGCAGCAGCCGCGTTGTGGCTTTTTCGAGCGACATGGTCAGCGTCTGGTGCACACTGGCCACGACGTAGTCGAAGGTAGCCAGCGTAGCATCGTCGTAATCCAACGATCCGTCGCCCAGGATATCCGATTCAATTCCTTTGAAAATTCGGAAATCGGGTCCGTAGCCCGCATTCAGCCCGTCGATTTCGGCCTGCTGCTGGCGCACCCGATCGGCGTCGAGACCACCGGCGTAGGAAGCCGTTTTGGAGTGATCGGCAATGCCGAAGTACGTTAGTCCCAGTTCGCGGCAGTAGTTGGCCATGTCGGCAACCGACTGCTTGCCATCCGACCAGGTGCTGTGGTTGTGCAGCGTGCCGCGCAGGTCATCCCAGGTAACGAGTTCGTCGGGCCGGTGGCGGGCAGACCAGCGAAAGGCAAAATCGTCTTCCCGCATTTCGGGAACGATATAGGGGAATCCGGCCCGTTCGTAAATGGCCGTTTCGGACGTATCCTGACCCGTGTAGGCCGCCTGAAGCAACGATATGCCGCCCACTCCTACCTGTTGCAGGTGAGGCACTGCGGCCGTTTGAATGAACCATTGCCGATCCAGTTGATCCGGGGCCAGCAGCAGCAGTTCAACACCCACGTCGAAACCAGTCATGCGCCCCCGCCACGCAAAGGGCGACGAGTCGGGCCTGGTTTGTTCCAGCCGCGGCAGGCCATTGATGGCGAGCATGGCCGATACGGGATCGCTGGTTTGGATAAGAAGCTGCACCGTATCAACCTCCTGCGCCTTCCGGCGTACCTGCCCGCTCACTTCTACACGGTCGAAGAGGCTGGTCAATGCTTCCTGCAGCAGGCTGGCTACCAGCGCGGCTTTATCCATGCGTACTTTACCCTTCTGCTCCTGCAGAAATTCCAGGGCAGCCAGGATCTTGTCCTGCGTGCCGGCCCCAAATCCTTTAACTTTAGCAACCTGGCCCGTTTCGCAGGCCTGCCGCAGAGCGTCCAGGTTATCGATCCCAATCTCGCGCCAGAGCGTACCAATTTTTTTTACGCCAAGCCCTTTGATCCGGAACATGTCCATCACGCCCGATGGTGTTTTAGCCAGCAGTTCATCAAGTTCGGTCAGGCGGCCTGTTTCGGCAATTTCGCGGATCTTGTTCGCCAGCGACTTCCCCACACCAGGCAGCTTCACCAGCTCGTCGGCAGGTAGGTTGGCGAGGTCGGCAGTCGATTTATCGAGGTTGAAAGCAGCGGAGGTAAAAGTGCGGGTGCGGAAGGCATCCTGTTCGTGAAGCTCCATCAACCGGCCCGTGAGTTCGAGCAGGTCAACGATTTCGGCATTGGTCATGGGCATAACGAGGTTTACTCCGCAAATTAGGTAATTGGTCGGAAAGGTGACGCGGGTGGGTCTGTCACCCGGTTATATTCGTTCATCGGATCGGCGCCTTCACGTTGTGCAAACAGCAGATACACCTGAACGTAACCGGTTGACCAAACCCGTTTTCAACCAAAAATAATCCATTATGGAATCCCAGCGCGACCCTCACCTCTGGAAGCAAGCCAAAGCCCGTGTTGGCTTTCGCATGCATTTTCGCTCATACCTGGTCATCAATGCCGGTCTATG is a window from the Spirosoma rigui genome containing:
- a CDS encoding TonB-dependent receptor, with protein sequence MVYRLLLISLVCLVSRVSAQDKKSGGEGKRAFSATGYVRDAKTGQPIQGVNIVVMNVSKGYVTAKDGFYVITMPAGDYVLKFSHVGYRPKLDTVSLQKLLFREITMEDDSKDLEEVVVTSEAPDRNVRKVEMGVSQLTIRSIRRIPPLMGEVDIVRSLLLLPGVTTVGEGAPGFNVRGGSADQNLILFDGAPVFNSSHLMGFFSVFNPDVVRDVTLNRGGVVAAFGGRASSVLDVKIKEPDAETWSVNGGIGLISSRLGVEGPIIKNKLSFLAAGRASFNDFLFRLAPPGLTGTKANFYDLTTKLKYQPSEKNTITLTGYLSTDVFKLPSDSLSGQEINASSTKFNYQTANSVLNWNYFMNRRINIATALIISRYQADLSAPDSANAFQLKSGVWHRQVKSDLTFTASEKHQWQTGVSVIDYLLQPNTRTPGPASNVLPVDLDRERGYELSAYLQDEWNVNPAVSILAGLRYSALLNRGPATVRTYQEGLPRQDESVSTTKTYGAGTVYHTAGGLEPRLAVRWSVGEGSAIKAGYSRLRQYIQQITNTTAALPTSRWHLSDVYTKPQIADQWSLGYFRNTTDNALEASGEVYYKTLTNAIDYRDGAELQLAKAVETQIVQGSGQAYGFEGLLRKNKGRWTGFTSYTYARTFLTMDSPYAQERVNNGRAYPANYDKPHTLNVLATYRPTAWFSMSLNFTYSTGRPTTQPYARARINGVIVPIYVDRNQQRVPDYHRLDFSMLFEQNPARKKRNQSSWVFSIYNVYARKNAYSIFYRLSSRSGSDAYKLAIFGTAFPSLTYNFKF
- a CDS encoding helix-hairpin-helix domain-containing protein; the protein is MTNAEIVDLLELTGRLMELHEQDAFRTRTFTSAAFNLDKSTADLANLPADELVKLPGVGKSLANKIREIAETGRLTELDELLAKTPSGVMDMFRIKGLGVKKIGTLWREIGIDNLDALRQACETGQVAKVKGFGAGTQDKILAALEFLQEQKGKVRMDKAALVASLLQEALTSLFDRVEVSGQVRRKAQEVDTVQLLIQTSDPVSAMLAINGLPRLEQTRPDSSPFAWRGRMTGFDVGVELLLLAPDQLDRQWFIQTAAVPHLQQVGVGGISLLQAAYTGQDTSETAIYERAGFPYIVPEMREDDFAFRWSARHRPDELVTWDDLRGTLHNHSTWSDGKQSVADMANYCRELGLTYFGIADHSKTASYAGGLDADRVRQQQAEIDGLNAGYGPDFRIFKGIESDILGDGSLDYDDATLATFDYVVASVHQTLTMSLEKATTRLLRAIENPYTTILGHPTGRLLLAREGYPIDHKVIIDACAAHNVVIEINASPYRLDIDWRWIEYAMQQGVLLSINPDAHDFAGLLDMHYGVAIGRKGGLTKEMTFNALTLNEMVEYFRRRKERIGEK